GAGAGCCGCACGATCTGACGACCGTCCGAGGTCAGGACCCCGCCGGTGAACTGCTGCCAGCACGCGGACGACTGGCACCGCATTGCTTCCGTGGGCGTTCCGATCGCCCCGGTGATCCCCCCGAGCTCTTTCCACTTCGCCTGGAACCACGGGTGCACCGGCACGGCGGTGACGCCCTGACCCGGCACCCACGTGATCGCCCCACCGGCGAAGGGGGTTGCGCAGTACGTTCCGAAGCACGACTCCGGGCCGGCGACGAGCCCGAGGGCGCCGTCCGGGCCCCCGTTCGCGAGCCACGTGGTGACGTAGGCGGTGGACAGCATCACGATCTGGGTACCGTCCGAGGTCAGCACGCCGCCGGCGAACTCCTGCCAGCAGGCCGAGGACTGGCAGACCATGGGGGCGACCGGCTTGCCCAGCGGGCCGGAGGCACCGCCGAGCTCTTTGTACTTCGCCTGGAACCAGGGATGGACCCCGTCGGGGCTGGTCCCGCAGGCGGGGGCCTTGTCGCCGGTGCGGACGGTCACCGTCGCCGATGTGGGACGGCCGGCGCCATCGGTCGACATGTCGTCCACCGAGAGCCAGATGTCGCAGCTGGACCCCTCGGACGACGAGAACCAATCGCCCTTCACGAGCGCGTATCCGTCGCCGTCGTCCTGCGAGCTCGCCACCGCGTAGGACGTCGTGTCGGCGGACTGCTGTTGGGTGATTCGGACCCCGTAGTCGCGCGTGCACACCCAGGTGATGTCGCATCCACGACCGCGCGTGTAGTACGCACCACCGTCGTACGAGCCACGACCGTTACGGAGGTCGAGGTAGTAGTCCCACCCGTTGGAATCGCGGACCTTGACCGCGAGGGTGCCGGTCGTCGACGAAGCCGCACGCAACGTGACAGAGGTCGAGGCATCCTGCTCGACCGTCACCAGGCTTCCCTGCGGGTATCCCCCGAGCGCGTCGCGGTGCGCGGCGTTGAACAGCGGCGAGTCGTAGTCGCCGTCGACGACCACGCCCATCGGGTCGTAGATGTCGGCGTACTTGGAGAAGCCGCAACCGTCATTCCCCTCCCAATGCCGCTGGAGCGGGAGGCAGGCGTAGTTGTTGGCGTGCCGGAGGCTCAGATTGTGGCCGAACTCGTGCAGGAAGGCCTGACGCTGCCCCTGGCCGACGTCGAGCAGAGCGATGTTGCCGCCGTACGAGAGGCCCCCGCCGACGTTCGCGATCCCGACCGACCCTTGCCAGGCCTCCGCGCAGTCCTCGGGGAACACGACGAGGAGGTGGCGCCCTCCGCTGTTCTCGTAGCTCGCGGCGCTCCGCCCCGGCGCGATGGCGCGAGCGGCCTCGTTCCAGACGGTCAGATCGCCGGACGAACCCGCGAGATCCAGCTGGCACGTTCCTGCCGTCGTGATCTCGGCCTGCGCGCCCAGGGCGAGAGAGGCCACCCGACCATTGCTGGCTTGCCTCAGATGGTCGGAGGCGTAGGAGAGCCAGGACCGCACGGTGTCCACCGACGCGGAGGGCCGCGCCTCGTACGCGGGTCGGCCGTCTGCGGCGGGCATTCGCACGGTGACGAGCACCACGTCGACCGAGTGCGCGAGGCCTGCGGCAGCCGCGTCGACCTCGGAGAGGACCGAGAGCTCGCCGTCCGCGATCTCGACCCTGTCGCCGGCCACGGCTCCGACCTTCTCCACGGCGTCGGCGGTGACGGCCGTCGCCTCACCGGCCTCGTCGCGTACGAAGAAGGTCGATCCGGTCGAGCCCGGCAGGTCGGAGAGCTCGACGAGTTCGCCGGTCGCGTCGGCATCCCCGCTCGGCGCCGCTTGGACGCGAGCGGTCGGGGCCGGCGACGGCACGGTCGGACGCGGTTCGAGGGCAGCCGCCCCGGTCGCGCTCGTGAGGGACGCCAGAACGACGGCGAGGGCAGCGATGCCGGTGAAAACCCGTGAGGCCATGCGGTCAACGTAGCGGGAGGTTCCGGTCCGCGTCGCGCGCCACTGCTAGCGTCGACGGGTGAATTCTCGTCTTTTCGCCCTCGTCGACGAACGGGTCGGTCGTTCCTGGACGTTGTTCCTCGACCGCGACGGCGTCGTCAACACCCGGATCATGGGCGGTTACGTCCGAACCTGGGACGAGTTCCACTTCGAGCCGGGCGTCCTGGACGCGTTGGCCGTCCTCGCACGGTGGGCGCCGCGCATCGTCCTCGTCACCAACCAGCAGGGCATCGGCAAGGGTCTGATGACGGAAGCCGATCTCGCCGAGCTCCACGAACGGATGCGACACGACATCGTCGAGGCCGGCGGACGATTGGACGGCATCCGGTACTGCCCTCATCTCGACGCCGACGACTGCCCGTGCCGCAAGCCCCGCCCGGGGATGGCGCAGGACGACCTCGCGGAACACCCGGAAATGGACGGCGCGCTCTCGGTGATGGTGGGCGATACCCCCGGCGACGTCGAGATGGGACGACGCCTCGCCGCGGCGAACGGTGGCGGGGCCACCGTGCGGATCGCTCCCGAAGCCGACCCCGCGGCCGACCTCACCTACCCGAGTCTCGCGACCTTCGCCGCCGCTCTCGCTCCCCTGGTGGCAGCGAGCCCGGGTCACTCCGCGGAGTAGCCGAAACCGTCTTCGATCGCCTGCATCAACGAGTGGATGACGACGAGTTCCGATTCCTGGACCCGGTCGGCCCAGCGGCTCGCGCCGAGCGCGATCGTGACGTCGGCGACCTGTCCGAGCGGCGACTCCGCCGTCGCGGACGACGCCACCACGATGCCGCCGGCGGCCTTCATCGCTTCCGCCGCGCGCAAGACGTTCGGGGACTTCCCGCTGGTGGAGAGAGCGAGAAGCACGTCGCCGGGGCGGGCGAAGGCCTCCACGAACTTCGAGAACACGTACTCGTAGCCGTAGTCGTTCGCGACGCACGTGAGGTGCGAGGGGTCCGAGATCGCCATGGCTCGCAGCGGCGGACGGTTACCGCGGAAGCGACCGGTCAACTCTTCGGCGAAGTGCTGCGCGTTCGTCATCGACCCGCCGTTGCCGCACGCCAGGAGCGTTCCCCCCTGTCGCAGCGACGTGATCATGGCATCCGCGGCCCGATCGAAGGCCGCACCGAAGGCGGCGTCCTCGGCGAGCGCCGCCATGCGCTGCGCGTTCTCGAGCAGGTTCTCCTGAAGAACACCCATCTTGTTCCCTTCCTCGGATCCGACGCGGTCAGCCGCGACGGACCTGCTGACCCTGCGACAAGCGAGTGGTCGACACGCCGTCGAGCAGGTTGACGATGTGGACGCGCCCGCCCCAGGCCTTGGCATCTTCTCCCCCGACGACCTGATCGGGGCGGTAGTCCGAGCCCTTGACGATGACGTCGGGGCGGATGGCGCGGATCAACTCGCGGGGGGTGTCCTCACCGAAGACGGTGACGAAGTCGACGTAACGCACCGCTTCGAGGACGCTCATGCGGTCGGCCTGGGGCTGCAGGGGACGCGTCGGCCCCTTCAGACGGGCGGTGGACTCGTCGGAGTTCACACCCACGACGAGGACGTCGCCGAGCGAGCGCGCTTCGCGCAGGAGCGCCACGTGCCCCGCATGCAGGAGATCGAACACGCCGTTGGCGAAGACGACCGTCTTACCCGCGTCCTTCTCGACGGCGACGAGCTGGGCAAGTTCGTCCCAATCCTCGATCGTGCCGGGCCGATCCTCGGGCGAGGACTCCACGAGAAGTTCGTTCAACAAGTCGGCGCTCGAGACGACCGCGGTGCCGGGTCGGCCGCACGCGATACCCGCGGCCATGTTGCCCACCTGAACCGCCTGAAGCGTGCTGAGACCGGCCGCGAGGCCCGCGGAGATCCCGGCGATCATCGAGTCTCCGGCGCCGGAGACGTCTGCAACGAGACGAGCACGCGTCGGAATGCGCGTGCGGGCGCTCGTCTCGATGACCTCCACGCCGACGGCGGAGAGCGAGATCGCGAGCGACCCGATGCCGCCGATCAGCAGCCGCTCGGCGATCAGGTCGAGGGTCTCGTCGTCGGGGGCATCGGCGCGCAAGCCCGACATCTGGAGGGCCTCCGCGAAATTCGGCTTCACGATCGTCGCGCCGCGGTATTTGCGGATGTCCGTGGACTTCGGATCGACGACCACCGGGATGCCGAGCTCGCTCGCCAGATCGATCACCCGCGCGACGAGATCCTCGCTCAGCATGCCCTTCGCGTAATCGGACACGACGATCGCCGTGCGGGACGGAGCTTCGCCCACGGCCGCGCGGACAGCCGCGAAGGCCGCGTCAGCGCCCTCGGCATCCAGAGGGGTGAGGTCCTCGCGATCGACACGCACGATCTGCTGCATCCCGGCGACGACGCGCAGCTTCTCGATGGTCGCGGCGGCGCCGCGACGGATGGGCGACGTCACGACGCCCGTGCCGGAGAGCAGTCGTTCGAGCTCCCGTCCGGCCTCGTCATCGGCCCACGCGGCGACGAGGGTGGTCTGGACGCCGAGAGCAGCGATGTTCATCGCGGCGTTGGCCGCGCCTCCCGCGA
This portion of the Microbacterium testaceum StLB037 genome encodes:
- a CDS encoding D-glycero-alpha-D-manno-heptose-1,7-bisphosphate 7-phosphatase; the protein is MNSRLFALVDERVGRSWTLFLDRDGVVNTRIMGGYVRTWDEFHFEPGVLDALAVLARWAPRIVLVTNQQGIGKGLMTEADLAELHERMRHDIVEAGGRLDGIRYCPHLDADDCPCRKPRPGMAQDDLAEHPEMDGALSVMVGDTPGDVEMGRRLAAANGGGATVRIAPEADPAADLTYPSLATFAAALAPLVAASPGHSAE
- the rfaE2 gene encoding D-glycero-beta-D-manno-heptose 1-phosphate adenylyltransferase, whose amino-acid sequence is MSALPPITPQHILGFEGARVVVIGDAMLDRYVAGAVDRISPEAPIPVLRVRQDRSVAGGAANAAMNIAALGVQTTLVAAWADDEAGRELERLLSGTGVVTSPIRRGAAATIEKLRVVAGMQQIVRVDREDLTPLDAEGADAAFAAVRAAVGEAPSRTAIVVSDYAKGMLSEDLVARVIDLASELGIPVVVDPKSTDIRKYRGATIVKPNFAEALQMSGLRADAPDDETLDLIAERLLIGGIGSLAISLSAVGVEVIETSARTRIPTRARLVADVSGAGDSMIAGISAGLAAGLSTLQAVQVGNMAAGIACGRPGTAVVSSADLLNELLVESSPEDRPGTIEDWDELAQLVAVEKDAGKTVVFANGVFDLLHAGHVALLREARSLGDVLVVGVNSDESTARLKGPTRPLQPQADRMSVLEAVRYVDFVTVFGEDTPRELIRAIRPDVIVKGSDYRPDQVVGGEDAKAWGGRVHIVNLLDGVSTTRLSQGQQVRRG
- a CDS encoding D-sedoheptulose-7-phosphate isomerase: MGVLQENLLENAQRMAALAEDAAFGAAFDRAADAMITSLRQGGTLLACGNGGSMTNAQHFAEELTGRFRGNRPPLRAMAISDPSHLTCVANDYGYEYVFSKFVEAFARPGDVLLALSTSGKSPNVLRAAEAMKAAGGIVVASSATAESPLGQVADVTIALGASRWADRVQESELVVIHSLMQAIEDGFGYSAE